CAACCATGATGTGACTTGTGATTTGCACAAAAACTATTAATGAAGTATTCACAGATCTGAGTAGAAGGACTCCATAAAAGACAACTGACTTAAGTGATACTAACGGTTAAACATACGTATccaatagtctctctctctctctctgtccgtctgtctgtcactgtaaatgtctcaattcaattcagttGAAGGGTTTTCTTAGCATGAAAAGCATTCCTTAATAATGCCAAAGCACAACAGTAACAATAAGATAAACAACCCAATACTATAAGTAATGGTACAAAGCCAATAATGCAGTCGCGTTgcaacagaaacacaacaacaacgcaCTATGAAAACAGTAATGGTACATGAAAGAACCATGGTTATTAGGCGTGTCCCTGCTTGTCCCTTAGGTTCTGACAGGTTCCGACATCCTGTTGCCAACACGCAGAAATTTTGCCTTTCCCCCAAAGGATATATTTCCTTTTCTCCATGTCGGGTTGGGATCGAAATCGCGGGTATTGTTAGGTACATTTAGGTAAGAAAtgcttccttgtttttttgtactttgcacaatgctgcagcagcagcagcagcagcagcagcagcagcagcagcagcagcagcagcagcaagcggGTTTTGGTTTCCCCTTGTTTCTACAGTGTGTGGCCAGCCTGTCTTGAGGCAGGTCTGCCCGTGGCGCCCTATCTCAAGGGCCAGGCTGTGTCCGCGGAGCAGGGATCTGGACAGTGTCAGATACGGAGCTCGGGTACTTTGGGCGTGTCCATGGACGGTCGAGGGCCAGATAAcagtccatctctctccctctttctttctttgtttctttgtttctctatctatctcccgTTTATCTGCTCTAAGAATAGCTGACTGAAGAAGAGTAAGTGGGACGTAGgggcagagatggagagacagaaggtGGGAGATGAGAAGAGCCGGGTGTAGGAGGGGAGACAGATAATACACAGGATGAAagatgagagagaagagagagagagagagagagagagagagagagagagagagagagagagagagagagagagagagagagagagagagagagagagagagagagagggtcaacAACGGTGTCTGTAGAGGAGAGGACAAGGTTAGTGGGGCAGGGAGATTACATgctgagagacagagcgagagagaagtgtgtgtgtttgtgtgtgcgtgtgtgtgcgtgtgtgtgtctgtgtttatgcatgtgtgtgcgtgtgtgtatgcatgtgtgtgcgtgtgtgtatgcatgtgtgtgtgtgcgtttgtgtatctgtgtgtgtttgtgggtatgtgtgtgtgtatgcatgtgcgtgtgtgcacgcacgcacgcccgtgtgtatgcatgtgcaagtgtgttagtgtatgcatatgtgtgtgtgtgtgtgtgtgtgtgtgtgtgtgcacgcgtgcgtgtgcgtgtgtgtgtgtgcttgtgtgtgcacatagatgcatgtgtttgtggcaGCCGCAGCATTGATAGCGCTAGCCATTTTGGGCAAAAACAGTTTCCCTTGCAGCTACACACtcagccccacacacacgctaggctgagtgtgtgtgtgctcttgtgtATTCCTCTCCTTCACAGAGATGCGACAGTGGGGAGGGGACACAGAAGCCAGTagacaataacattttgtagGACTCGAAAAAAAGTACAAGAGAAATTAGTTTAGTATTTGACagcattgttttattgttataataGAGTAAAATAACagatgtatacaaatatatatgaattcATATTAATAGTCATTATTGGATGAAAAGCATTGCAGAATATTTAATACTCATTTGCTCCAAGTGAGTgaaggggtttgtgtgtgtatttttaggtgtgaatgtgtgtgttggtgtgtgagccAGTGTGCACCTGAATTTCATTAACCTTTAATACATACCttttttaagagagagagagagagagagagagagagagagagagagagagagagagagagagagagagagagagagagagagagagagagagagagagagagagagagaggagagagagagagagagagacacacacacacacacacacacacacacacacacacacacacacacacacacacacacacacacacacacacacacacacacacacacacacacacacacacacacacacacacacacacacacacacacacacacacacacacacacacacacacacacacacacacacacacacacacacacacacacacacacacacacacccagcgaaagagagcgagacCAGGGTGGCCCGACGTATCTCCGGGTGACGTCAGCGCATCGTGTCTGTTTCTTCCAGCGACTCGCCTCGTCCACAGCTCAGTCCCGCGCGGCGCGCCTTGCGTTTCGCTTCGCTGAAGAGACTTTAAAATTCAAAGTCAATTCAAAAGGAAACACTACAGAATCTCAGCCGGACTTCATGCAACTGCTGTTCTACATACACgcgcgttcacacacacacgcacacatacgcataaaaaaaacatacacacacacgcgcacccaggTCAACACGCGGTGGAATAAGGGGGAGAAGAATTTGACAAAGTTAAGCCCATCACTGGCTTGTTATTACCTCTGATGACCCAGAAGAATCCGCTGGACAGCGTTGGAAAGGTGACTATACGTTTTGGATTTTACGCCTATAGTTTAAAAACCTCAATAGCACTTTCTTGGAAGTTTTCTTCGTGCGCCGTAAACAGGTGGGATCGTGTTATTCTGGACAGAAAAGTGGATTCCATCAGATGTGACTCAAAGAAAGATCGTGCTTAAACAAGTCTACCGTGTATCACCACAGCCCTCACAGGAAAGTGCTTTTAGGTTTATGTTAGTCAGAAGGTGTCGAGACAACCCGTGCCTGTGTCATAGAGCGAAAGAAGAACTAGACGACCGCGAGCAGGCGACTTGAAACCCAAATAAAAAACGGCAAACACACAACAGTTCCGCTCGAAACAGGAATTGTAAAACCACTTTGAATCCCTGCATTAGAATAACAAACCCCTGCCATGGACGGTCCACTGTGCCATCCTCCGGACGCTTTGAACATGGACACTGCATATCCAACGCTGTGCGTTAATTCGTTATTATCCCACGATAATCGCCAGACCCTTCGTCTTTATTAGTAAGAAGGACGACCacacatcttttttttctttgtcgcAACGCATCATCTTGGGGTCAACCATGGACGACAAGAGCGCCCCGTGCCACTCGAAGCAGACCATCGACGCCAACATGAGTCCCCTGATCAGCGCCGTCATGTTCGCCGCGGGAGTGTTCGGTAACGTGGCAGCACTCGTTCTCCTCGAGATCCGTCGTCGGCGGGAGTCCGGCGGCGCGCATCGGCGCTCGCTCTTCAACGTGCTCGTCACGTCGCTGGTGGCTACCGACCTGACCGGCACGTGCCTCGTCAGCCCGCTGGTGCAGGTGTCGTACTCTTTCAACACCACCCTGGTGGCCATGACGCCCGAGGGACCCCCCGTGGCGTGCGCCTACTTCGGCTTCAGCATGACCTTCTTCAGCCTGGCCACCATGTCCATCCTGTTCTTCATGGCGCTGGAGCGCTGCCTGGCCATCGGGCATCCGTACTTCTACGGCCGCTGCGTCACCAAAAAGTGCGCCTACATCACCATCCCCTCGCTGTTCTGCCTCTGCGCGCTCTTCTGCTGCCTGCCCTTCGCGGGCTTCGGCGAATACGTGCAGTACTGCCCCGGCACGTGGTGCTTCCTGGACATGAACCCGCAGACGCCGAGGCACCGCGCGTACGCCAACCTGTACGCCAGCGTCATGCTGGCGCTCGTGCTGGCCATCGTGGCGTGCAACGGCTCGGTGGTGTACCACCTGGTCAAGATGTACCGGCGGCGCCGGAGGAACGGCGGCTCGGTGACGGCGCGCTTCAAGCGGGAGCGCGGCGTGGTCTCCCTGGCCGAGGAGGTGGAGCACCTCATCCTGTTGGTGTTCATgaccatcatcttcatcatctgcACCATGCCGCTAGTGGtaagagagagcgtgagagtcACAGATGGcttctgaaaaacaaacacgcacgccgGTACactcaaacacccacacactcacactatttcaccacccccccccccccctctctctatcacccacagacacagaagacacaaacacacatccacatccgcacacaaaaacaaccacagacacacacgacacacacatacacaaacacacatgcacgtacacaaacacacacaaacgcacacacaaacatacttgtTCTCTCCCTCCATGTTATTCTAACTCGTGCAGTGACATGAACTCAACAAAAGTCGGCCAGCAACGttctttcaccccccccccccccccccccccccctctatcacccacaaacacagaagacacaaacacacatccacacccgcacacaaaaacaaacacagacacacacgacacacacatacacaaacacacatgcacgtacacaaacacacacaaacgcacacacaaacatacttgtTCTCTCCGCACAATCAAACCCACAAtcgaaccaacagttgaaccggcttgacgccatgtttaccgtttaatgggaaagaaggctcgtcgcctttattatgtccatggtcgtcgcatggactatacgtcatccagctcagattgcgtagccgtgcgtgtgcgcgtgtcggctcattagcatctgtaccgtagcggcccgtaccttagcagcacacctctcccaagtggccaagttggcctggcctggccagactggccacactgacactggcagatttgagcacggttaggtgtgaaaatgGCCACGGCCacagccagatggcctagtgtgagtgcaccctcagtgtgttgtattggtgtgtgtgtgtgtgtgagatgttaCAGAAGCGTTTATGGGCCATATACCAGATCAAATGCGTGGTGTGCAAGAGGGAGTTCACCAGGGTAGAAATCAGGGTAGTGTGCACATCCAAGTGTTTTGGTTTTTCTTGAGGTCGTCTCTTACCTTTTTTGAGGTCAGAGTGCGTCCGCGAATACAGCTGGTTGACCAAAGGGGAAACTGTCtggtctcacacacatacacgcacatgtaaacataaatatacacacacacatacacacatacacccacatatatgcacacacacacacacacacacacacacacacacacacacacacacacacacacacacacacacacacacacacacacacacacacacacacacacacacacacacacacacacacacacaaaattactGCAGAAAACAAAAAGATGATAGAATACAAGGTAACTGATGAAGAGAATTTAAAGGGAGGATTAGGAGGTCATTGAGAATGAGTTGAATAATAAAGTCAGTGCTACGTAAACACTGCAACAGAGTATAGTAAAAAAAGTTTGTGCTGAAGACACTAGATGCTACAGGGCAATAGAAGCTATAGAGCTGCAATGCTAGAGTGCTATAGAAGCTATAATGCTAAATACACTATTGTGCTAAAGACGCTTTAAATGTAGTGCCATAGTGCCATAATCTGATAGTCCTACAGAGGCTTTATTACTGTTGTGCGATAGTGCTATAGAAGCTATAATGCTAAAGACACCATAGTGCTGTAGACGCTATGGTTTTAGATCTGTAGTGCTATAGCTTCTATAGAAGAtataatgctaaataaactatagtGCTATAGACGCTATATATTTAGTGTTTTAGTTTGTTAATCCTATAAAATCTATGTAGTGCTGGAATGCGATATACATTAAGTTATAGTGCTATATAAGCTACAGTGCTGTAGACGCTTGTAAAATTCCCCTGTTCAGTTTTTCTTTCTATTCTTATCTTAATGTATATTCACAATGCTTTCAATAACGTCCAAGTGCCTCTGGCCATTTCATTAACTCTGTCTTTAAGTGGGCTGATGTTAGACGGTAACAGAGACGATGGTATTGAACCGAACCAAACATAATGGCAATATGTTTACCGTAAAGGTTATGcagtttgtttgtgagtgtgtgtgtgtgtgtgtgtgtgtgtgtgtgtgtgtgtgtgtgtgtgtgtgtgtgtgtgtgtgtgtgtgtgtgtgtgtgtgtgtgtgtgtgtgtgtgtgtgtgtgtgtgtgtgtgtgtgtgtgcgtgtgttagagtgtataggtgcttgtatgtgtgtgtgtgtgtgtgggtgggtctgTATGAGCCAGATAGAAAGAATGGGTGAGTGGTGTGTGGCATTATTTAGAAATGAAGCCATGCATGAATTATGCAGAAGGCTCTGAGGTTGGTGTACTGCCAAGGCGTGGATGGAGAAATGAAAAAACTGCCGGCGATACAGTTGATTCATTTTTCACGCAACAGGTAGAATCTAGATGCTGGTCAGAAACACATTCATATTGGGATGGTGGACGTGATGGTAAAGTTCAAATGTTTCCATCACCGGCCTGATGGTCTTGCAATAAACCTGCCGCTTTAGTGTGCGATTTTAGAGCtgtaaagagagcgagagagagcagaaagagcagatttaaagagagagagagagcagacagagcagatgtaaaagagagagagagagagcagacgtagcagatataaagagagagagcgagagagatagagagggagagagagagagagagagagagagagagagagagagagagagagagagagagagagagaggatagagcagatgtaatgtaatgtaaattaatgtatgtatttttattgtggGTCCTGTCTTGATGTCCTGTTTTTCATGTCCTGTCCTAATGTCTTGTCTGTGATGTTTGTAAATAGAGCTGGGTGCAAGACCAATTTCAGTCTTGCTCTGACAATAAAGTATTATCGTATCGTATTGTATCGTATCGTAggacatatagagagagagagagagagagagagagagagagagagagatcagaaagagcagatataaagagagagaaagcagaaaTGAGCAGAAGATAGAAAGATttattcctctccccctccctcactatGTTTTTCTCGAGCGTCCAGAAGTGTTGCATTGACCTTCCCGTTATTGACAGCCAAGAGGGATTCTCCAAACAAATCAGATTGATTTGCTGATTAACTGCGGAGCACGACGATATAATCCTACCTAGCGTCGTTCTAGCCAAATTACTTTGGCTAAAATATTGTCTAAATCTTCCATCGGGGATCATCAAGGAGCACACACGGTTCAGTACGGTATGAACCTCAACATCTTTATATCTTTACCGGTTCTGTGCCGACGAGGTCTCCTGTGGGGTCTGAAGGTACTGAAGGCCCAGCAACGGTTCCACATAGACGCAACGTAACGACCGCGCGGACGCTCCCACGCAGCCGTGAAcatgttttggttctgcgtcgggtttcagtgagcggaccaatcacagcccttgctgctgtgtcGCCTCGGCGCAAGGTTACAATATTTGGGAGGCGCCCTTGCAGTCCGTAAGGATGTATGGGGTCCGTTaaccccttgcgttgcgtcaacgttgAACCATTACTCAGTAGGGATGgcgaaaatgtaaaatattcttgACCGACCACCGTGCCTCATGAACCGGTTAATACCGGTTGACCGATCAGATTAAATTGTGCCGTTTGAAATAACAGTCATTTAGAGCCGTGCCAGCCGCctgctatttattttttgttgaccGTGTGTAGAGAGCCGGGCATGATCGGAGCTCAGGTAAAACATTGCCGCGGCTCATTTAAGAAAACGACAGCTCCGAAGAGACGCCGCTGGTGACGGAAAAGTTTAGTGTGAAGGATAATCTTTTTAACTCCACGCAAGAAAATCTTGGAATGAGATGGCTAGCTGTAGTCTTATAGCGTTTAGTCTACTGTCCATAATAACTTAGAGATCACATTCTCCGCCGCTCGCATGCGGGGAATAATTTAGACTTGAGGAGAAATTAAACAGTGGGCTCGAGACGCGGTGTCCGTCCAACTTCCAATTAGTCAcctccaaaacaaaacaaactccACAGTCTACACTGacccaaaaacattttttaagcGACAACATCAGTTAACGCCCCTATTACTAAGCCTTCAGATGTTACGATGGATTAACTTGTCGTAAAATACCTGCAATCACACAGGCATACGGCTCGTTAAAGGGGGCGTCGGCTGTGGAGGACGTGGGCGGAGTCAGGCTGCTTCTACAGCTCAGGGGGATCATCCAGAGGTTTAGGAAGTGACGATGTGGGGGAATGCTTTCGGATGCAACCCCAGTGTTCACCAAAGCTCATAAATGACCTGAGGCAGTCTGCCACTGATTAGCATCCAGAAGATTCTAATCAGTGATTAGCTAGATGAAAGATAGATGAGAAAGGAAATAATATCTATAAAAGTATAAAACATATATCCTAACAACCTAACTAACAAACAAACTTAGAAATAGTGTTGAATATAAAACCTAACAACCTTATTTGTAGGGCTGGGAATCGATCCGAATTTCCTGGATcgatccgattccgattcataaggtcacgatccgattcgatccacgattcgatccgattcgattcgatatcgatctatttacataatgcaaataaataatgtcccatagacaaaacagctccatgtgtttgtgattgtatctgtgtatgtgtaagaggaacacagagagagaagagtcaagaatcaagtatttattttagacaaaatccaagtattatttgaaatttaaaattatttaattctttttattttattttttttattaattaaagatcgatccagacatttttggatCGATATCGTGCTTTTTGAGCATGAATCGATATCGGATCGCGGATCGATTTTTTGAACACAGCCCTACTTATTTGTGCACCAAATGTTATTTAATCTCAGTGTGAAACGCCATTTGCAAAACCAAaactatttagttatttagtggTGGCTTTTATCGAAAAAGACTAGAATAGAGCAAACACAGTAGAAGACCGTTGTCGAAGCACCTCGTCACtatgggaatcaaacccacaacctATATCATGTGAGAGGCCAGAACCCCGTTGAGCTGTGACAACAACAGTGTTGAACGTGTTTCAACACCGACGCACATTGTGAAATGGGTGAATTGAAttggacacatgcacactctcgCTCTGACTCATGAAAATCACCGTATTGAGTTGCAAAACGTGAACGTCAGACACGGCATTGAGCGAGGTCTCCTCACCGCGGTCCCAGGCCTAATGAGGCTGGTGGTCTTTTAGTGGCACGTCCTTGCAGTCACTctccccacctcctcatccCTTCTGCATGGATTGCTTCCCTTAACCTATTGGCGGACCACTGCAGAGGAGAGACCTCTGGGGACCAGGGCCAAACGCAGTCCACCATACTAGATCACTTTAACTGCTCCTTCTgcagtggagggagagaggagggggagggtggaggaggaggagaggaggggaggcggagggtggaggagaggaggggagaggagaggagaggagggggagggtggaggagggggagaggagggaagggggagggtggaggagaggaggggagaggagaggagaggagggggaggaggggagggtggaggaggaggaggggagggtggaggaggaggagaggaagggagaggaggggagggtggaggagtaggagaggagtggagggggagggtggaggaggaggagaggggaagaaggcagaggagtaggaggagaggaggaagaggtggagggcagtaaaggaagaggaggaggggagaggaggatgcggcggaggagatgaggaagaggatgatgagaaTCATGAGAAGAGAGGTGTAGGtggagaggagtaggaggaagagggagaggagaaggaatgggagtgggagagaagaggaagaggaatgggaggagtgggagagaggaggaagaggagtgggagagaggaagaagagggggaggcgtgtgagaggaagaagaggaggaggaatgggaggagtgggagagaggaagaagagggggaggagtgggagggtggaagaagaggaagaggagtgggagagaggaagaagaggaggagggttggATGGTTTTGCATTTAAATCAAAATGGACGTTTCAGTTCTAGCGGCACAATGCAGTGATTGGTAGATTGTGTGGTGGCTCTGGCGCGGCGGAGTGCAGTCTGTCTCGCTCACAGACAGGGGTGAATAACAGCCCGTTCCTTCTTTTTTATGGGCTGTTGGGAGTTATTAATTTGAGAATGGCACTGCATAGCAATACGATGGTAATTTACCGCGTGGGTGCCTAAGTGATGAGTTTGGGGAGAAAGAGATTCACAGACTGAAGTAATCAGAAGAACCTTGAAAAAGACAGATGAGGTGGTTGTGACCGAGGAGTTAGGCGTCATTAAAAGTGAAATAATTGTAATGACGCATAACTTCTCGGTCGTGAGGTCAATATGGTTTAAAGTCAAAAACATCAACACAGATGAAAAGGTATAAAGGCACGCacagactctctctcactctctcacacacacacacacacacacacacacacacacacacacacacacacacacacacacacacatacacacacacgcacacacacacacacacacacacatcagtggcggctggtggtttttaaagtgaggaaGGAAGGACTGcacgcttggttgccattggcctgcttgcactgttggtgtacggtggcataagaatgtgagactcaagttgttttagggtgttttggtgaactacaaaatagtagggagggatagtgatattttatttttttatgtgaataaaataataaaatggatacaaagccaccagtgttATCACTGTAAtctgaaagctggtgggcagcctATCTTTGAAATGGAcgacaagggcagaaggaaaggacgCAAAGCCCatcagtcaaatcaggcctactcttgatttgtaaaagtaaataaaaaaatcggggcctatttttgccctcaatggcTGAGGTTATTGGAtgtaatttagctatgtttattttcagttacaattgttttaaaaaaagactcaagaccaaaagtgatgccatttaataTGCATCATGCcctgaatcattcaccctttccacaccctttccacaatatccaACAGAACGGTCTGAGTaactagtaaaagaacgaggacattatttcaaacaacctgatctataggcatggtggctagcaaggaaagtcgcatagcagcaccaacgtgaacttgacacttcacatcagtgaaaccatgaaccgcccacgttggagatttgccattattcattagcaaacagggccagcaatacagtcgattgctagtaatgctaccagtaagccatgagtatatagcaaaccatgtagcacccacaacactgacgttgccattacttttggtgatctcgattttgcgaagtggtctacctGTTTCTTTGGTCggtaacttagcactgtaactcaatgaatggaatgctttgtaattaaacatgaacaatgccctctgtttccaatgtttccattgtacactttattcgcaaatgttagaatctcgttatccttcagatgatttcacctgctttgcgaaggtcacacccactcagagcaggacttccctcctctctcccattgaaacccatgttattcaccggcccgccagtactttcggggaaatgaatgggagtcaacggaggctgagggaggaccttcctccctgaagtaattgtcaataggcgatagggggtgctaatgtcccttcacccagggaaacgaacattatttATTCAAAGGCATTGAAGTactcatatttaagggcattaattcattacagtagtctgggcaatctacattttttattctcaacaatgttagggaggatcttgctccctctcctcaatggagaagcctccactgatacacacacacacacacacacacacacacacacacacacacacacacacacacacacacacacacacacacacacacacacacacacacaaacacacaaaaacacattcgaGTGCACAAGACATTTTGCATATTTCGTCCATGTACACATGTTTTACACATGTACTGTCTACACGTATATTACATATGTACTGTCTACACGTGTATTACAAATGTATTGCATAGTTATACACATTCACAGTGGCATCCTGAACAGAAATTGATTTATTCCTTGCAATTCACTTCGGTTTACAGAACTGACATCCCTAACAAACTCATATCATTCTTATACAACTATGTTAaactatatacaaatatatatattttttttctcttttatcatgattatttctgaaaatatatataaacactcAAACACCTCTGACTGATAGCTCCTACAGGTGCACAGAATAAGCAATGTATTTCCTTTCTctagtacacagacacacacacacacacacacaaacatacacacgcacacacagactatgCCACTTGTAGTTTGATATCTGCAGAATAACGTAATATGATCCATTTGTACTTGCTGTGTTTATgcctctacgtgtgtgtgtgtgtgtgtgtgtgtgtgtgtgtgtgtgtgtgtgtgtgtgtgtgtgtgtgtgtgtgtgtgtgtgtgtgtgtgtgtgtgtgtgtgtgtgtgtgtgtgtgtgtgtgtgtgtgtgtgtgtgtgtgtgtgtgtgtgcagacattgtGTGCCCTATTGTTACTTAATAACAATCTTGTCTGATGCATGAATAATTGAGAAGGGTTGAAGGTAGGTTTtaacagggacagagagacagagggtggagagga
The nucleotide sequence above comes from Gadus chalcogrammus isolate NIFS_2021 chromosome 4, NIFS_Gcha_1.0, whole genome shotgun sequence. Encoded proteins:
- the ptger2a gene encoding prostaglandin E receptor 2a (subtype EP2), with the protein product MDDKSAPCHSKQTIDANMSPLISAVMFAAGVFGNVAALVLLEIRRRRESGGAHRRSLFNVLVTSLVATDLTGTCLVSPLVQVSYSFNTTLVAMTPEGPPVACAYFGFSMTFFSLATMSILFFMALERCLAIGHPYFYGRCVTKKCAYITIPSLFCLCALFCCLPFAGFGEYVQYCPGTWCFLDMNPQTPRHRAYANLYASVMLALVLAIVACNGSVVYHLVKMYRRRRRNGGSVTARFKRERGVVSLAEEVEHLILLVFMTIIFIICTMPLVVRVYLNSYDQASESHPAELNALRFISVNSIIDPWVFIFWSPSVLHFCWASACRRPLASPRASALKSSTSSEQRLRNVRLVVSQPPSADCSRCPGSEATLCTMDV